tgatgttgaagaggcAGGAAGACGGCTGACATGCGGAGGTAGTCGGTAGAGGTCGGAAGATAACGGATAAGCTATTGGGAAGCTGGAATCGTGACACTGAGGCGCTGCCTCATACCttgtggctcctgcttcgcatCGGATGGgtcatctgcctccggcggctggggctctgccccagaccccgtagctcctgcttcgcaggaatTTGCTGGCACCGCCcacgccccgactcgagcgcagcgagaggagcagcggggtctggggcggagccccagccgccggaggcaccaccccctgaatccCCCTGAATTTTTGACGGGTTGGGGTTTGTGATAAGATAACGCAATCGCGGGTATCTGTGCATAATCAAGTGGGGCCATGCGGCGAGGGGACTGCTGCTGGGAGGTCACACGGTCCCCCTGTGGCGGGCCAGGGACGGAGAAATGCTGGGTTTTTGACACAGATGAGGAATTAGAGGTCCAGAGGAGTGGATTGAACTGGTGTTTTGGTGGGTTTGGGGTCAGAATGAGGGGGTTGAGAGCGGGAATGGTGGACAGGGTCTGCCTACTTTGCTTTGCTTCAGACCCTTGCCCTGACGCCTTTGGGGCAATGTATAAAGAAGGTTCACTTGCCACATAaattcttgttcttgacatTCGCAATATCTGGACTTGAGACTGATAAATACAcagtttttggttttggtttttggtttttttggttttctttttgaatttttggACTTTTTTTGTCTCCAATTCATACAATTAAAACACTTTCTTTATCTTtacaagcagcagcagcaccaccaccagtcaAACGACGACCTATCACATTTACAATGTCTGAGGCTAACAACAATTTCGCTACTACCGTTTTACCTAAAGACGACCATGCCGAGGGCAAGCAACACAGCCAAGGTCAACCTGGTATCCACCTTCCTAAGAATGCCGATGATATCAAGGAATTCTCGCAGGTTCGCAATGTCGATGCCAAGGCTTTGAACGAGCAGATTGCCAAGGCCGAACAAGAGGCCAAGGACAAGGTCAATGAGCTCTCCAAATAAAGTTGCAGTGGCACTCGCTAATCGACGAGTATCggctgttttttttttgtttttgttagttCATGTCTTTCAGCTCTACTGAACTGCCGTACTGCATATCAGTCGGTTTTTCGGTCGTCGGTCAGTCTGTCTCCAGTATCATACAACATCCGTAGCTCGTGCAATTTCCGTCTCTTATTtcaatatttatataacCGCTCATGCGTCTACTACTTTCTTATTCTTAGTCTTGTTATTCTTATAAAGGACATAAATGCAATAAATGCCTCCCAGTATAATCAAACTATGATATAATTTGTTACCTACCTCGTGACTCTCGTGcagtgaaatatttattcaccGAATCAGCCTCTGATCCTCGAACTTCACTTCCTCCACTACACTATCCTGGACATGGGTGCTACACACGGATGTTGTACACATTTGATGTTTACACAGTTGGGTTTCTATCAACTGGCAGTCGAACATAAGCAGATCACATGAATGGATTTCTCTGCTAGCAGGTTACAATGGACGATACTGacactgctgttgctgctgctgctgctgctgctgctgctgctgtagctACCAATATCTCCAGCCAGTATCAGCATCTTCCACTGTAACCACGCTTCCAAATCCACTATGATCTCTGCTGGGACCTTCTGTTTCCACTTCCCTACGCCCCATGTCCCGATAGTGTTCTCCTCGACCGGTAAGTGCCGTCCCACTCCCAGCACGGGGCGCTCAAATGATGACCTAATTCCAAACTTATCTACATTATCTGCATTCAGCTATGGAGAGAAACCGAATCTACTGACCCAGTGCCCCGTGCTTCCATTCCCTGGCTTCTACAACACCCACTAACGATATCCAGGCTGTGTTCTCCGCGTGGccggcctgcctccggcggctggggctccgccccagaccccgctgctcctctcgctgcgctcgagtcggttccgtcgacggtcctagcaaactcctgcgaagcaggagctacggggtctggggcagagccccagccgccggaggcacaactcCCTCCCCCGTGTATATAGCGTATagcatgaaaaaaaaaattacgATCAGGTGACCGGTGCGAGCACGTGATGTTGGTGAGGATGCCAGGTCAGAGGCGAGAGGTTCATCGTTTGAGGTTGACACCTAGTGCTGTTGGCGTGTTCGTGTTTGTAGTTTTTTGCATCTCGCGTGTGTGTCAATTGGTTTGTAGCGCCAGTTTAGTCGAAAATGGGTTTCCAGGACGAGTTGAGGACCCGTAATTTCAGTATATACGGTCAATGGTACGTAGCTAGAGGGGGCGATTCGTATCACCATGTTTCAGGTCCTTGTCCGTGAAAACCACCAGTTTCTGGTGTTTTGAGGGGTTAAAACGTGGTTTGGAGTCTTTTTTGGGGCTTTAGTTGTCAATTGAAATTGGTCTGGTGTGTTTTCACGGACTTCTGACCGTATCACAACTGATTCGTGACTGGTGATATGTCACGAGGATTATGAGAATGCTGCGCCTCGtgtaataaaaaaaatttcgTTGCGAGTTTCTTCGATCCGTACTAACGGCTGTTTTAGGATTGGCGTGCTGTGTATTTTTCTGTGTGTCGCACTCGGAATCGCCAACATCTTCCATGCCAGTATAGTAATCCTGTTCTCCATCATCTGCATGTAAGTTTGCCGTCATGGCTCCGGTTCTGTTgtggtttttgtttttgttttctgtggTGATACCAATATCAATCAGTGTTCACTCAGCTGGATTCCCACTGAAAGTTTGTGCCAAGAACTGTATCACCACTTCCACGATTATCCACCCCAACACCACCCTCCCAAACGGTCCCCAGAATTcacgccgctcgcgaagcgagcaccacggggtctggggcggagccccagccgccggaggcactaCCCCCTCCCAGCATACTAACTCCCCTACCAGCGTTCAGGGTCTTATTCTAGTGTTTGTGGAGATCCCGTTCCTGCTGAGAATATGTCCTATCACCGACCGATTCAGTAACTTTATCCGGCTGTTCAATCAGAACCTTCCCCGAGCCGGATTCTACTTCGCGTAAGTGACCTCTCTTCCCACCATCTGGTCTTCCCCCGATACTAACACTCACACAGCATGGCAGCCATCCAGTACGGCTCGTGTGGCGTCATGGTCACATCTCTACTGGCCGTGGCCATCCTCCTGACCATCGCTTCTCtctgttatttattagcCGCCCTCAAAGGCCAGGAgttcaccagcagctccaccCTGGGCGGCGTGGGACTCGCTAGACAGATCTTGTAACCGCTTAATTAACTCCCCCCTCTCTTTACTCCTCgcgggggtgtgcctccggcggctggggctccgccccagaccctggttgctcctctcgcttcgctcgagtcgggcgtggggatGCAGGGacctggaccctgcatgggTGTATTTGGTTCACCCCTCCCCCAACACTGCGGCaccccccacgcccgactcgagcgaagcgagaggagcaaccagggtctggggcggagccccagccgccggaggcacaccctaGTCACGTGATTGGACCCTGGGTTTTGTCATGTTGGAGATCGGCAGGGTGAGAGTGAGTTAGAGCAATGGCACCTCCACGGCATTTTGTGAGGAAGCCGGTGGGTGTGGGTGAGGGGAGTGATAGTTGGGTGTTGAGGGTGTCGGGGTTGTTGAGGGCCAGCAGGACTGAGTCGGCTCGGATTGTTTTTGGGCTTGTGACGCCGGTTTTGGGGGCAGGTGGGAAGGAggacgaggaggaagaacTGCCGACAGTGAGCGAGATCAGGGTTGCTGAGAATGGGCAGACTGTGTTTATAGTGGTTTTAGAACGTCGATCTGGCGAGCTGATTCGTGATAAACTGCATGGGTTTTATATTGGACGAGGACATCGACTGGCAGTGGAGTTTTCCGACCGAACGACactggagcagcagctgcagaaCGACTTTAATAGCCTCGTTTTTCGAACCCAGCGAATTTCTCAACAGGAATCTGGTAGTGGTTTTGACACTAAGAAGAGCTCTGAATCGTTAACGGCTTCAGATGATCGgtcaactgaaaaagtGCCATTGACGGAAGCTGGAGTAATGGTACCGTCTGTGtctgcagcagcaccaacgctaccaccaccggctactgatgctgctactgataTGGAAGCGAAAACGTTTCTTGATTCGCTGAAAAGTTCGCTTCCAACGTACGTTCCATTTAAAGCGGATGCTGAGAATCGAATTGCTGTTGAGTATCCTCGCGATATCAGGACTCTTCGACTCGTGAATATGGTAGTTGAGAATGTGGTGCAGTATGGCCCGGCATTCGAACTGGCTCTTATGgaccagcaacaaaacAATCCAGACTACGaatttcttttcaattttgatCTCCCTTTACACATTTATTACAGATGGAAACTGGTTTCTCTCGGCAAATCACTCGGACTGTCGAAAAACGACACTCCTGGTCTCTCTCGATCGTCCGTCTCGTTGAACGATTGGCAGACCTCAACACGTCAGGGAGTTCGGTTTCCTGTTCCCATGGAACTGTATCCCAACATGAATTTTGTACCACCCTTCCCCCCCGAAACTCTCGACCGTGAAATCGACGAGTTACAAGACCGTtcctcctccccctcccTCGGTCCACCACCTTTCACATCCCTCACATCCACCACTGACCGAGACCGTCGAGTCCGTACTCGACCGTTTCTCGGTGAGATCCCTGCTCTTCATTTAACAGTTCTCCTTCGCTACGTTTCGTACGAACGAGGCTCCATTGCCCGAGTCATGGCATTTGCGATTGACcacgaagcagcagcacccgaaATCGTCGACCTCATTTGCACCTCCATCGAACACCCGTCCGCAACTACCCAATCGCGAATCGCCCGTCTCTTCACCATCGGCGACATCCTAGCCAACGTCGACATCGCCAGCCAGTACCACCCTCTCTTCACCACCCGCCTCCCCACCACCTTCACCCACCTCCACGCCACCCTCACCCACCTCAAACTCACCAAAGGCCGGCTCTCAGCCGACCTCTTCACTCGCCAACTGACCCAACTCCTCTCCACCTGGCGCCAACTCACGCTCTTCCCGGGCCAGCTCCTCGACCGCCTCGAAACGACGCTCGAACTGTGACAGagggcatgcctccggcggctggggctgcgccccagaccccccggctcctctcgctacgctcgagtcgtttcgtcgacggtcccagcaaactcctacgaagcaggagctacggggtctggggcagcgccccagccgccggaggcagtgtgTCCCTTTCGGAAGTTTAATGCATGGATGTATTgttataataaatagaggaAGCTTCTCGTGAGCCAGCACGGAGAAGGGAGGATTAGTGGGCCGAGTCGGCAGCGAGGCCCTCGATGTAGATGTTGCGGCCGCCGCGTTTCATGTGTGTTTTGCGGTGGGCTCGCAGGTTGTCGGAGCGTGAAAAGGTGCGGTTACAGCCCGGGATGTCGCACGAGAAAGGTCGCTCTTCGGTGTGGATTTTCGAGTGTCTTTTGAGGTGCTCGAGACGGCGGAACGTTTTCATACACTCGTGACAACGGTGCGGTTTTGAAGCTCCTCCGTTCTTCAAAGGACGGCCAGGTGGGTTTTTGGGTGCGGGAAGAAATGTCCCGTCAGGCAGCATGGTTCGCGAGCTGTCGAAAAATTGGTACTGAGTCCCGCTCAAACTGTGCTGGCCAGCCAGAAGGGAATACTGGGGAGTCTCGTCGCCGTGGCCATATGAATCGTTTATCGGAGAATCAGGGCTGTTAGGAACTGAAGAGGGCTCGGATGATGTCAACGATGGGGCTGCGGAAAGTGGAGGGCTATACGATTGCACTTCCAaggcggcagcagcagcagcagcggcagcagcagcggttGTATTAGCCGTAGTGGCAGgattagcagcagtaggAGTCACTGATCCGGATAATGGTGCCATAACAGGTGGTGGTCCGCTGTTGATTActgatgttggtgaagaagcagatgaCGATTTTCGTCGTCTGGAgctgttgtggttgttgttgttctcgttatcgtcttcttcgtcgtgTGTCAAACTGGACGAGTTGATAGGACTGGTCTTTTTCGACACTGGCGAGCCCGAACTGTATTTTTGAGACTGTTGCTGGATGTATGCAGATGGCTTGTAAAAAGGGTTGATGCCTCCAGAAGTACCAGGAGTGTTGACCATGGTAGTGGAGCTGGTGGCACTGGATGGAGAGGTGATTTTATTAGACAGACTGCCGGAATTGGGAGTAGTGGCAGTGGATTGGAAATTTAGTTTCGACGAGAAATCGAGCTTGACGCCAGCGCCAAAATCGGTGTATCTACGAGTAGGGGTCATTGGAGTAGTAGCATTCGACTGAACACTGCCAGGATCCACAGACGACGAAGCAGACATCGAGGCCGGTGTAGCAGTGAGTGACGAGGCAGCTGATGACGACGTGTAGAATGGATTAGTACCGccagtggtgctgctggacGAACGATTGGCAGTGTTATAAAGGGCCCAAGCAGACGCCGAAGTAACTGATCCAGGAGTCATTAACCCAGCAGAACTGCTGTTGGAAGTGGTAGATGACGGGCTGAGAATATTGTTTCTTCGTAACGGCGTTTGAAAAGTGGGTTGTCCATAGTTGTAGATAGACGAGGTGGAATTGGATCGAACTCGTTCTACAGCCAATCCTGAAGGTGCAGAATGGCGTTTGGATGCGAGGGTCGATGACGACAAAGGAGTTGATGCCATGAGACTGGCAGGATTAAGAAAGTCATTACTGTTAAGGCGTTGGTGATGACtaccagtactactagGAACAGTGCTGACTGGCATTTGTTGGTGATGGGTATATGGAGTGGGCATACCAGtattaccagcagcaatagcagcggcagcagcagctgctgctgcag
The Sugiyamaella lignohabitans strain CBS 10342 chromosome A, complete sequence genome window above contains:
- a CDS encoding GTP-binding protein (top hit is XP_006683298.1 originated in Batrachochytrium dendrobatidis JAM81), which translates into the protein MSEANNNFATTVLPKDDHAEGKQHSQGQPGIHLPKNADDIKEFSQVRNVDAKALNEQIAKAEQEAKDKVNELSK
- the MSN4 gene encoding stress-responsive transcriptional activator MSN4 — translated: MSYMNSPSTLIYQSPSSNYSPGTGLLSSSPSSTSLYQSHHHNLHNAGLTGSSPSQMHHQQQQQHHQLASSHFQQQQPLHHQQQHHHQPTTMTSSISMPSLSSYVQSPGSSGFYETLSPSMLMLPDQQVPHTPGPSSGTGSGQLQLGQSPIKMERSRTSAGGGLYFEDDQQQQLQLQLQHQQHLHQIHQQQQQQQHQQQQQQQQQQAALAHSAIPASSSSLAGPPLTSLPMASPSTGNSASASAAAAAAAAAAIAAGNTGMPTPYTHHQQMPVSTVPSSTGSHHQRLNSNDFLNPASLMASTPLSSSTLASKRHSAPSGLAVERVRSNSTSSIYNYGQPTFQTPLRRNNILSPSSTTSNSSSAGLMTPGSVTSASAWALYNTANRSSSSTTGGTNPFYTSSSAASSLTATPASMSASSSVDPGSVQSNATTPMTPTRRYTDFGAGVKLDFSSKLNFQSTATTPNSGSLSNKITSPSSATSSTTMVNTPGTSGGINPFYKPSAYIQQQSQKYSSGSPVSKKTSPINSSSLTHDEEDDNENNNNHNSSRRRKSSSASSPTSVINSGPPPVMAPLSGSVTPTAANPATTANTTAAAAAAAAAAALEVQSYSPPLSAAPSLTSSEPSSVPNSPDSPINDSYGHGDETPQYSLLAGQHSLSGTQYQFFDSSRTMLPDGTFLPAPKNPPGRPLKNGGASKPHRCHECMKTFRRLEHLKRHSKIHTEERPFSCDIPGCNRTFSRSDNLRAHRKTHMKRGGRNIYIEGLAADSAH